Proteins co-encoded in one Bacteroidota bacterium genomic window:
- a CDS encoding ribonucleotide-diphosphate reductase subunit beta, translating to MEPILKENKDRFVLFPIKHRDIWEMYKKAEASFWTAEEIDLSPDGQDWENKLTPDEKHFIKHVLAFFAASDGIVNENLAVNFMNEVQYPEARCFYGFQIMMENIHSETYSLLIDTYIKDAKEKDGLFHAIETLDCVKKKAEWALKWIGSGSFAERLIAFAAVEGIFFSGSFCSIFWLKKRGLMPGLSFSNELISRDEGLHCDFACLLYEQLQNKLAPSRVSEIIKNAVEIEKEFVTDALPVRLIGMNADLMCQYIEFVADRLLVALGCPKVYNAANPFDFMELISLQGKTNFFEKRVAEYQKSGVMGKKEDNVFTLDEDF from the coding sequence ATGGAGCCAATTTTAAAGGAAAATAAAGATCGTTTTGTGCTTTTCCCGATTAAGCACAGAGATATATGGGAAATGTATAAAAAAGCGGAAGCCAGTTTTTGGACTGCCGAAGAAATTGACTTATCACCTGATGGGCAAGACTGGGAAAATAAATTAACTCCGGATGAAAAGCATTTTATAAAACATGTACTTGCATTTTTTGCTGCCAGCGACGGTATTGTAAACGAAAACCTGGCGGTTAATTTTATGAATGAGGTACAATATCCTGAAGCCCGTTGTTTTTACGGCTTTCAGATAATGATGGAAAACATTCACAGCGAAACATATTCGTTATTAATTGATACGTATATTAAAGACGCTAAAGAAAAAGACGGATTATTTCACGCCATTGAAACCTTAGATTGCGTGAAGAAAAAAGCTGAATGGGCATTGAAATGGATCGGCAGCGGAAGTTTTGCTGAACGTTTAATTGCTTTTGCAGCAGTTGAAGGTATTTTCTTTTCAGGAAGTTTTTGCTCCATCTTCTGGCTCAAAAAGCGTGGCTTAATGCCGGGCTTGAGCTTCTCAAACGAACTCATCTCCCGCGATGAAGGTTTACACTGCGATTTTGCCTGCTTGTTGTACGAACAATTACAAAACAAACTGGCTCCATCCCGCGTAAGCGAAATCATTAAAAATGCGGTTGAAATTGAAAAAGAGTTCGTAACCGACGCATTGCCTGTGCGCCTTATCGGTATGAATGCAGATTTAATGTGTCAGTACATTGAGTTTGTTGCCGACCGATTGTTGGTTGCCCTAGGTTGCCCTAAAGTTTATAATGCTGCCAATCCATTTGATTTTATGGAGTTGATTTCGCTGCAAGGCAAAACCAATTTCTTTGAAAAACGAGTGGCCGAGTACCAAAAAAGCGGTGTTATGGGCAAAAAAGAAGACAACGTTTTTACACTCGACGAAGATTTTTAG
- a CDS encoding ribonucleoside-diphosphate reductase subunit alpha translates to MYVIKRDGNKESVKFDKITARIQKLCYGLDSTHVNPVPVAMKVIEGIYEGVTTHELDNLAAEIAASLTTTHPDYALLASRIAVSNLHKSTNKSFSKTMAALYNYVDSKTGKKAPLLADDVHEIIQKNAQLLDSTIIYDRDFGYDYFGFKTLERSYLMKLDGKVAERPQHMLMRVSVGIHKEDIDAAIETYHLMSERWFTHATPTLFNAGTPKPQMSSCFLLTMKDDSIEGIYDTLKQTAKISQSAGGIGLAIHNIRATGSYIRGTNGTSNGIIPMLRVFNDTARYVDQGGGKRKGSFAIYLEPWHADIFEFLDLRKNHGKEEIRARDLFTAMWTPDLFMKRVEENGEWSLFCPNEAPGLSECYGAEFDKLYTKYEKEGRARKTIKAQDLWFAILDSQIETGNPYMLYKDACNEKSNQKNLGTIKSSNLCTEILEYTSSDEVAVCNLASIALPRFVDGGKFDHQKLFDVTYVITKNLNKVIDRNYYPVPEARNSNMKHRPIGIGVQGLADAFILLRLAFDSPEAAKLNSEIFETIYYASMTASKDLAKLDGPYESYPGSPVSKGIFQYDMWNVTPSPRWEWDILKEEVQKYGVRNSLLLAPMPTASTSQILGNNECFEPYTSNIYSRRVLSGEFAIVNKHLLKDLVKLGLWNDKLKNSIIAANGSIQDINEIPDNIKELYKTVWEIKQKAIIDMAADRGAYICQSQSLNLFIQNANFAKLTSMHFYTWKKGLKTGMYYLRTKAAADAIKFTVEKQAEEQFAPVMSNDSKVSEEERMAEISCSLDNPEGCEACGS, encoded by the coding sequence ATGTACGTAATAAAAAGAGATGGCAACAAAGAATCTGTAAAGTTTGATAAAATTACAGCTCGTATTCAAAAGCTTTGCTATGGACTCGATTCCACCCATGTGAATCCTGTTCCTGTAGCTATGAAAGTGATTGAAGGAATTTATGAAGGAGTTACTACACATGAACTCGATAATTTGGCAGCCGAAATTGCTGCTTCGTTAACCACCACGCATCCTGATTATGCCCTGCTTGCGTCGCGCATTGCTGTGAGCAACTTGCACAAAAGCACCAACAAATCGTTTTCTAAAACGATGGCTGCATTGTATAATTATGTGGATAGCAAAACCGGTAAAAAGGCGCCACTACTTGCAGATGATGTGCATGAAATAATTCAAAAAAATGCGCAATTACTCGACTCAACAATCATTTACGACCGAGATTTTGGATACGACTATTTTGGATTTAAAACCTTGGAGCGCTCGTATTTAATGAAGCTCGACGGAAAAGTTGCTGAACGTCCTCAACACATGCTGATGCGTGTATCGGTTGGAATTCATAAGGAAGATATTGATGCAGCAATTGAAACGTATCACTTAATGAGCGAGCGCTGGTTTACACATGCTACACCAACATTGTTTAACGCCGGAACACCCAAGCCTCAAATGTCGTCGTGCTTTTTGCTTACCATGAAAGACGATAGCATCGAAGGTATTTACGATACTTTAAAACAAACCGCAAAAATTTCGCAATCGGCCGGAGGAATTGGTTTGGCTATTCACAACATTCGCGCAACCGGCTCCTACATTCGCGGAACCAATGGTACCTCAAACGGAATTATTCCTATGTTACGTGTATTCAACGATACCGCACGATATGTAGATCAAGGAGGAGGAAAACGCAAAGGTAGTTTTGCCATTTATTTAGAGCCTTGGCATGCCGATATTTTTGAATTCCTTGATTTACGTAAGAATCACGGAAAGGAAGAAATTCGTGCCCGCGATTTATTTACCGCCATGTGGACTCCCGATTTGTTTATGAAACGTGTGGAAGAAAACGGCGAATGGAGTTTGTTTTGCCCAAATGAAGCACCCGGTTTATCAGAATGCTACGGTGCTGAGTTTGATAAATTATATACCAAATACGAAAAGGAAGGACGCGCCCGTAAAACAATAAAGGCACAGGACTTATGGTTTGCCATACTCGATTCTCAAATTGAAACCGGTAATCCTTACATGTTGTATAAAGATGCTTGCAACGAAAAATCGAATCAAAAAAATCTAGGTACCATAAAATCATCTAACCTGTGTACCGAAATTTTAGAGTATACTTCGAGCGATGAGGTAGCTGTTTGTAACTTAGCATCCATAGCACTTCCACGCTTTGTTGACGGAGGAAAATTTGACCATCAAAAATTGTTTGATGTTACTTATGTAATCACAAAAAACTTAAATAAAGTAATCGATCGAAATTATTATCCTGTACCTGAAGCGCGCAACAGCAACATGAAGCACCGTCCAATTGGTATTGGTGTTCAGGGCTTGGCCGATGCATTTATTTTATTGCGTTTGGCATTTGATTCACCTGAAGCAGCTAAACTCAACAGCGAAATATTTGAAACCATTTACTATGCTTCAATGACCGCTTCTAAAGATTTAGCAAAGTTGGATGGACCTTACGAAAGCTATCCCGGCTCACCGGTATCGAAGGGAATATTTCAGTACGACATGTGGAATGTAACTCCTAGTCCACGTTGGGAATGGGATATTTTAAAGGAAGAAGTACAGAAATACGGAGTGCGCAATTCCTTATTATTAGCACCAATGCCAACAGCAAGTACCTCGCAAATATTAGGAAACAACGAGTGTTTTGAGCCGTACACGTCGAACATTTATTCGCGAAGAGTACTTAGCGGAGAGTTTGCCATAGTAAACAAGCACCTTTTAAAAGACTTGGTAAAACTGGGACTTTGGAACGATAAATTAAAAAATAGCATTATAGCAGCAAACGGTTCAATACAAGATATCAACGAAATACCTGATAACATTAAGGAGTTGTATAAAACTGTTTGGGAAATAAAGCAAAAGGCAATTATCGATATGGCGGCCGATAGAGGAGCTTACATTTGCCAATCGCAATCGTTGAATTTATTCATACAAAATGCCAATTTCGCTAAGCTTACCAGCATGCATTTTTACACCTGGAAAAAGGGCTTAAAAACCGGTATGTACTACTTACGTACAAAGGCCGCAGCCGATGCTATTAAATTTACAGTTGAAAAGCAGGCAGAAGAGCAATTTGCACCGGTTATGAGCAACGATTCAAAAGTTAGCGAAGAAGAACGCATGGCCGAAATTAGCTGCTCACTCGACAATCCGGAAGGATGTGAGGCTTGTGGGTCATAG
- a CDS encoding Ig-like domain-containing protein produces the protein MKAKFALPFRFLFTCLVLCLLYGCAQVVSPSGGEMDAQAPVLISSEPVNGAINWKQNKLELKFNEYINLKDVSTQFIVSPPLKSIPEPKIKNKTLSLTWEDTLKPNTTYTFSFGNSIVDYTEQNAVENYRHVFSTGDYIDSIVVSGKLEKAFDHSVEKGILVMLYDENKTQIDSFPYKSLPDYFAKTNAFGNYFIPNVKAGNYKIFALKEGNANYLFDSDDEQIAFADSMLPLNKSTEVNLSMFQEQKAKLFLKKPIKNYVGQLLLSYSKSLQNLNIESLQPTQKIKWQALEYSTWRDTVRYWYAGAEGDSLKLKLIADGAIIDTLLLKIPRKEDNKSKGDFVNGFGFKTNINGDGSFELGKKIVLQFPSPVKNYVAGKILLTNQQDTVPLVFAFDDSLQRKAGISAQLKEDSNYVLLIPKGVFEDYEGVKNDTVKIKFKLLTASVYGTLKLGVKLPYEGAFVFQLLDDKENVLREQSLLKSETVFYEHIKPGVYKLKLIADNNTNKRWDSGKWLEKRQAEKTYYYKSDLTIRANWDLEEQWVVEK, from the coding sequence ATGAAAGCTAAATTTGCACTACCCTTCCGTTTTCTTTTTACTTGCCTGGTCTTGTGTTTGCTGTATGGCTGCGCTCAAGTTGTTAGCCCAAGCGGCGGCGAAATGGATGCTCAAGCTCCGGTGCTGATAAGTAGTGAACCGGTGAATGGCGCAATCAATTGGAAACAGAACAAGCTGGAATTGAAATTTAACGAGTACATTAATTTGAAAGATGTGTCCACTCAATTTATTGTATCGCCACCATTGAAATCAATACCTGAACCCAAAATTAAAAACAAAACACTTAGCCTTACCTGGGAGGATACTTTGAAACCCAATACAACCTATACCTTTAGTTTTGGCAATAGCATAGTTGACTATACCGAACAAAATGCTGTAGAAAATTACCGTCATGTTTTTTCTACCGGTGACTACATCGACTCAATAGTGGTTTCGGGCAAGCTCGAAAAAGCCTTTGATCACAGTGTTGAAAAGGGAATTTTAGTGATGTTGTACGACGAAAATAAAACACAAATAGATTCTTTCCCATACAAAAGTTTGCCCGATTACTTTGCAAAAACCAATGCCTTTGGAAATTATTTTATTCCCAATGTAAAAGCCGGAAACTATAAGATTTTCGCCTTAAAAGAAGGCAATGCGAATTACTTGTTTGATAGCGATGATGAACAAATTGCTTTTGCTGATTCTATGTTACCATTGAATAAAAGTACAGAGGTAAATCTTAGCATGTTTCAGGAGCAAAAGGCCAAATTGTTTTTAAAAAAGCCCATCAAAAATTATGTAGGACAATTGCTGTTAAGCTACAGTAAATCGCTGCAAAACTTAAACATTGAATCGTTACAGCCAACTCAAAAAATAAAGTGGCAGGCGCTTGAATATTCAACTTGGCGCGATACTGTGCGGTATTGGTATGCAGGAGCTGAAGGCGATTCACTAAAACTAAAGCTAATTGCCGATGGTGCAATTATAGATACCTTGTTGCTAAAAATTCCGCGTAAGGAAGACAACAAAAGCAAGGGTGATTTTGTAAACGGTTTTGGGTTTAAAACAAACATCAATGGAGATGGGAGTTTTGAATTAGGAAAAAAAATTGTGCTGCAATTTCCTTCTCCTGTAAAAAATTATGTTGCAGGTAAAATACTTCTCACGAACCAACAAGATACAGTTCCGCTAGTATTTGCTTTTGACGATTCCTTGCAGCGCAAAGCCGGCATATCGGCTCAACTAAAAGAAGACAGCAATTATGTATTGTTGATTCCCAAAGGTGTTTTTGAGGATTACGAGGGAGTAAAAAACGATACGGTAAAAATTAAGTTTAAGCTGCTAACGGCAAGCGTTTACGGTACATTAAAGTTAGGAGTAAAATTGCCTTACGAAGGCGCTTTTGTGTTTCAACTGCTCGACGATAAGGAAAATGTGCTGCGTGAGCAAAGTTTACTAAAAAGTGAAACTGTTTTTTATGAGCATATAAAGCCCGGAGTTTACAAACTTAAACTTATAGCCGACAACAATACTAACAAGCGATGGGATAGTGGAAAGTGGCTCGAAAAGCGACAAGCCGAAAAAACCTATTATTACAAAAGTGATTTAACTATACGTGCTAATTGGGATTTAGAAGAACAATGGGTAGTAGAAAAATAG
- a CDS encoding amidohydrolase, which yields MSQLLITLLQVPLSWENKEENLQYLAQKIETLTSATDVIVLPELFSTGFSMQSQRLAETMQGKSVAWMRTVAAKKNCVLCGSLIVEEDGKYYNRFIWMQANGECSWYNKRHLFRMAGENEHYSSGENKVIVDCKGFKICLQVCYDLRFPVWSRRTTRDNYDVLLYVANWPERRNHAWKSLLVARAIENQSYVIGVNRVGVDGNNIAYSGDSIALSYLGEALTQNTTAAEWIETVTLHKNELLNFRESFPAEKDADEFRILDLE from the coding sequence ATGAGCCAATTACTAATTACGCTATTGCAAGTTCCACTGTCGTGGGAAAACAAGGAGGAAAACTTACAGTATTTAGCACAAAAAATAGAAACACTTACTAGTGCTACCGATGTTATTGTTTTACCCGAACTATTTAGTACAGGATTTAGCATGCAATCGCAAAGGCTGGCCGAAACTATGCAAGGAAAAAGTGTAGCGTGGATGCGCACTGTAGCAGCAAAAAAAAACTGTGTACTATGTGGTAGCTTAATTGTGGAAGAAGACGGCAAGTATTACAACCGTTTTATTTGGATGCAAGCCAATGGTGAATGCAGCTGGTACAACAAGCGACACTTATTTAGAATGGCCGGCGAAAATGAACATTACAGCAGTGGCGAAAATAAAGTAATAGTGGATTGCAAAGGATTTAAAATTTGTTTGCAAGTGTGCTACGACTTACGCTTTCCGGTTTGGAGCAGGCGAACAACACGCGATAACTACGATGTGTTACTGTATGTTGCCAATTGGCCCGAACGCCGCAACCATGCCTGGAAATCTTTGTTGGTGGCTCGTGCTATCGAAAATCAAAGTTATGTAATTGGTGTGAACCGTGTGGGTGTAGATGGAAACAACATTGCCTATTCGGGCGATTCTATAGCTTTATCTTATTTAGGAGAAGCTCTTACACAAAACACCACTGCTGCCGAATGGATTGAAACTGTAACCCTTCACAAAAACGAATTGCTCAATTTTCGCGAGAGCTTTCCAGCTGAGAAAGATGCGGATGAGTTTAGAATTTTAGACTTAGAATAA
- a CDS encoding methionine aminotransferase, whose amino-acid sequence MPHYPNLITSKLPTVGTSIFTTMSKLAQECNAINLSQGFPDFSCSGELVKLVHQHMKNGHNQYAPMAGVPALREAIAKKTNELYSISYDPETEITVTAGATQAIFTAISALVREGDEVIVFEPAYDCYTPAIELSGGKAVYAQLKFPGYGIDWEEVKKLIKQKTKMMIICTPNNPSGNILTASDMQKLEKLTKNTDIIILSDEVYEHIIFDGYEHQSVARYPKLAERSIIVSSFGKTYHTTGWKMGYCLAPKNLMSEFRKAHQYIVFSANTAVQYAYAEYLQHKEDYLQLGKFYQQKRDYFLSLLKSSRFVPLPVSGSYFQLLKYTGITKEKDTDFAVRLTREHGVASIPVSVFYHKPQDNKVLRFCFAKSSETLEKAAKILCAV is encoded by the coding sequence ATGCCGCATTATCCCAATTTAATTACCTCCAAACTACCAACTGTTGGAACTTCCATTTTTACTACCATGAGTAAATTGGCCCAAGAGTGTAATGCCATCAACCTTTCGCAAGGATTTCCCGATTTTAGCTGCTCCGGCGAATTGGTAAAATTAGTGCATCAGCACATGAAAAACGGACACAACCAATATGCTCCAATGGCAGGAGTACCGGCACTAAGAGAGGCTATTGCAAAAAAAACGAACGAGTTGTATTCCATTTCCTACGACCCCGAAACAGAAATTACCGTAACTGCCGGTGCCACACAAGCCATATTTACAGCTATTTCGGCATTGGTTAGAGAAGGCGATGAGGTAATCGTGTTTGAACCTGCTTACGATTGCTACACTCCTGCCATTGAATTAAGCGGAGGAAAAGCAGTATATGCTCAACTAAAATTTCCGGGTTATGGCATTGATTGGGAAGAAGTAAAAAAGCTGATAAAGCAAAAAACCAAAATGATGATTATTTGCACTCCCAACAACCCTTCCGGCAACATACTTACTGCTTCGGATATGCAAAAGCTGGAGAAGCTTACTAAAAATACAGACATTATTATTTTAAGCGATGAGGTTTATGAACACATTATTTTTGATGGTTATGAGCATCAAAGTGTAGCACGTTATCCCAAGCTAGCCGAACGAAGCATTATTGTTTCTTCCTTTGGTAAAACCTACCATACTACCGGATGGAAAATGGGCTATTGTTTGGCACCCAAAAACCTGATGAGCGAATTTAGAAAAGCCCATCAATACATCGTATTTTCAGCCAATACCGCCGTTCAATACGCTTATGCCGAATACCTGCAGCACAAAGAGGATTACTTACAATTAGGAAAATTTTATCAGCAAAAGCGCGATTATTTTTTATCCCTTCTCAAGTCGTCTCGTTTTGTGCCATTGCCGGTTTCAGGTTCTTATTTTCAACTGTTGAAATATACCGGAATTACAAAAGAAAAAGATACCGATTTTGCAGTGCGCTTAACACGTGAGCATGGTGTGGCATCCATTCCTGTTTCGGTATTTTATCATAAACCACAAGACAATAAAGTGTTGCGCTTTTGTTTTGCTAAGTCGAGCGAAACACTTGAAAAGGCTGCCAAAATACTCTGTGCTGTGTAA
- a CDS encoding T9SS type A sorting domain-containing protein, which yields MKATPLFILFFLIGINLFAQQIGFEKSYQFLTNEEAAKSCIEDEDGGFVIGIGPRGGSASYLRDYGLIKLNEWGDTVWHTTFYLNYYTTLQLVKKTPDKGFITIGVADDTVVNPHNMLFIGKFDSVGNLNWLRFYSNPQQYFVEEAMSAEFVHGDSLYICGGASQFILLDSAYNIIKKNFISFYQPSGGSLCKEKSLNFQGNYYYYRYYKPVWSGPYTLRILAIDMKGDSVFSKQIPNDTLGFGRIIKITNSYFLAIGYKLIGSPPASYFISKIDTSGLKLWSKPISLPLGNSNYYNFTSYATLLNGNNVVSFFPTGNAPIKQSYIYCFNDNGDSLWAQSYKNDSLSETILLDIIATSDSGLLACGQIKEQGGAIKNYIVKTNSKGLILNASAELTKKNETYLHVYPNPATNYTRFHYVGFEKKLLLSIYNLQGQLIYSTPINENEARIFISTEKLKPGLYLCNLSANGSMLLEKKLVILEE from the coding sequence ATGAAAGCAACTCCCTTGTTCATTTTATTTTTCCTAATTGGCATTAATTTGTTTGCTCAACAAATTGGATTTGAAAAATCGTATCAATTTTTAACCAATGAAGAGGCTGCTAAAAGTTGTATTGAAGATGAGGATGGTGGATTTGTAATTGGGATTGGGCCTAGAGGAGGAAGCGCATCCTACCTCAGGGATTATGGATTAATTAAGTTGAATGAATGGGGCGATACAGTTTGGCATACTACTTTTTATTTAAATTACTATACAACTTTGCAACTCGTAAAAAAAACCCCCGATAAAGGCTTTATAACTATAGGAGTAGCCGATGATACGGTAGTTAATCCTCATAACATGCTTTTCATTGGTAAATTTGATTCAGTGGGAAACCTCAATTGGCTGAGATTTTACTCCAATCCGCAACAATATTTTGTTGAGGAAGCAATGTCAGCAGAATTTGTACATGGCGATAGCCTTTACATTTGTGGTGGTGCCAGTCAATTTATTTTACTAGATAGTGCTTATAATATAATCAAAAAGAACTTTATTTCTTTTTATCAACCATCTGGTGGTTCTTTGTGTAAAGAAAAGAGCCTTAACTTTCAAGGTAATTATTATTATTATCGCTACTACAAACCTGTTTGGTCTGGACCATATACTTTGCGAATTTTAGCGATTGATATGAAAGGAGATTCTGTATTTTCAAAACAAATTCCAAATGATACTCTTGGCTTTGGAAGGATTATAAAAATTACAAATTCTTACTTTTTAGCAATTGGTTATAAATTAATTGGATCACCACCAGCATCCTATTTTATTTCAAAAATAGATACCTCCGGGTTAAAGCTTTGGTCAAAACCTATTTCTTTACCCTTAGGAAATAGTAATTATTATAATTTTACGAGTTATGCAACATTGCTGAATGGAAATAATGTAGTTAGTTTTTTTCCTACTGGAAATGCTCCAATAAAACAAAGCTATATTTACTGTTTTAATGATAATGGCGATTCCCTGTGGGCACAATCGTATAAAAATGACTCCTTATCCGAAACTATTTTACTTGATATTATTGCAACCTCAGATAGTGGATTACTTGCCTGTGGGCAAATAAAAGAGCAGGGAGGCGCGATTAAGAATTACATCGTAAAAACGAATTCAAAAGGTTTAATACTTAATGCTTCAGCTGAATTAACAAAAAAAAATGAAACCTACTTGCATGTGTATCCTAACCCTGCCACAAACTACACCCGTTTTCATTACGTAGGTTTTGAAAAAAAATTACTACTCTCAATATACAATTTACAAGGGCAACTTATTTACTCTACACCAATAAATGAAAATGAAGCACGCATTTTTATTTCAACTGAGAAACTTAAACCAGGTCTTTACCTTTGCAACCTTAGTGCAAATGGAAGTATGTTACTCGAAAAAAAGTTGGTAATTTTAGAAGAATAA
- a CDS encoding T9SS type A sorting domain-containing protein, producing the protein MYVSKADILIKEIKSNNNIYDNVGNNTPKTKEMFRYAVDNYFTYIAIYSLARANPSTSSDDSPLIGNSSYAAAIRNFLLAAHQKGIKVGFVVVSAQAIDGNNVPNGSTSGYMNYRTSDFYYDFSADLLPGNCTYNAAKIATNNGSPAFEAKGDLPTNLVVNPDSLDYFNVNRSEMIKQALRLLQYSYETKAFLASMPVDEGDEEPIDEGEGRMVYEYGISKPVANKVPPLKDYLFDFISLEYEYWNHAEYDRFAYIPNCTNCEQPNIISRRRVAWNTFVDVSDAIFFVYKKMCSQINTELEFVLIAPTITDPNIPTYNPAEGFFDPNWGEIPPSEAQVAFVTKNYNRVLLTSYKNGTASSVSNSISRTADAQTIFAQNQGTVGSNRNLIVPLFSAEDALEIRHDFGDQSPYIETNVTSNCSAPPCTTFTNQGFYGKLLKKTPPDASLNYSHPLLTNPSNGLGGWGDNPYLGNSLAYFEHEFLAQTLEGTPTNNGGNGCNCDPYNLILSPCFFNNSYNEIAGYMWFKYEFLNNPFRTPTEYHRLLNTNSEITPLGSATVSYKNIVSELCITFEETAINHPSQLKLFDVSGKMVLTKNLVEAETTISLASLVSGLYVYSITSNTEQKTGKISIVK; encoded by the coding sequence ATGTATGTTAGCAAAGCTGATATTTTGATAAAGGAAATTAAAAGCAACAATAACATATATGATAATGTGGGAAACAACACTCCGAAAACCAAAGAAATGTTTCGCTATGCAGTTGATAATTACTTTACATACATTGCTATTTATTCATTAGCTAGGGCGAATCCCTCAACCTCGTCAGATGATAGCCCATTGATTGGAAATTCATCATACGCAGCTGCTATTAGAAATTTTTTATTAGCAGCTCATCAAAAGGGAATTAAGGTTGGTTTTGTTGTTGTTAGCGCTCAAGCCATCGATGGTAATAACGTACCAAATGGCAGTACATCAGGTTACATGAACTACAGAACCTCCGATTTTTACTATGATTTTTCAGCTGATTTATTACCGGGAAACTGTACTTATAATGCCGCTAAAATAGCTACTAATAATGGCTCACCTGCTTTTGAAGCAAAGGGAGATTTACCCACGAATCTTGTTGTTAATCCCGATTCGCTAGATTATTTTAATGTGAATCGATCAGAAATGATAAAACAAGCTTTAAGGTTATTGCAATACAGTTATGAAACAAAAGCGTTTTTAGCCTCAATGCCAGTCGATGAAGGTGATGAAGAACCAATTGATGAAGGTGAAGGAAGAATGGTTTACGAGTATGGAATAAGCAAGCCGGTTGCTAACAAAGTACCCCCACTTAAAGATTATTTATTTGATTTCATAAGTTTGGAATACGAATATTGGAATCATGCCGAATATGATAGATTCGCCTATATTCCCAATTGTACAAATTGTGAACAACCTAACATTATTTCAAGGAGAAGAGTTGCTTGGAACACCTTTGTTGATGTAAGTGATGCAATTTTTTTCGTATATAAAAAAATGTGTTCTCAAATAAATACAGAACTAGAATTTGTTTTAATAGCTCCCACAATTACTGACCCGAATATTCCAACTTATAATCCTGCAGAAGGTTTCTTTGACCCAAATTGGGGAGAAATTCCACCTTCGGAAGCACAAGTTGCTTTTGTCACTAAAAACTATAATCGGGTTTTACTTACAAGTTATAAAAATGGCACAGCTAGCAGTGTAAGTAATAGTATAAGCAGAACCGCGGATGCTCAAACTATATTTGCACAAAATCAAGGTACTGTTGGCAGTAACAGAAACTTAATTGTTCCCCTATTTTCAGCAGAAGATGCGCTTGAAATAAGACATGACTTTGGCGACCAGTCACCTTATATAGAAACCAATGTAACATCAAATTGTTCAGCTCCTCCTTGTACAACTTTTACCAACCAAGGATTTTATGGCAAACTATTAAAAAAAACACCTCCAGATGCTTCATTGAACTATAGCCATCCACTACTTACAAACCCTTCGAACGGCTTAGGAGGATGGGGAGATAACCCTTATTTAGGTAATTCCTTGGCTTATTTTGAACATGAATTTTTGGCTCAAACGCTTGAAGGTACACCAACCAATAATGGGGGTAATGGGTGCAATTGTGACCCTTATAATTTAATACTTAGTCCTTGTTTTTTTAATAATTCGTATAATGAAATTGCAGGTTATATGTGGTTTAAGTATGAGTTTTTAAATAACCCTTTTCGCACTCCAACTGAATATCATCGTTTATTAAATACGAATAGTGAAATTACACCCTTAGGATCGGCTACTGTTTCTTATAAAAACATCGTTTCTGAATTATGTATTACATTTGAAGAAACAGCAATAAACCATCCTTCACAATTGAAACTTTTTGATGTAAGCGGTAAGATGGTTCTAACAAAAAATCTGGTTGAAGCTGAAACAACAATTTCCTTAGCGAGTTTAGTTTCTGGTTTGTATGTATACTCAATTACTTCAAATACCGAACAAAAAACAGGTAAAATTAGTATTGTAAAATAA